ACGTTGTCCGTTATaaggaatttgacatttatgctcagcgttacatcttcatcaatgaccctcataattgacattaaagaagggcacgatcctaaGACCTCATTTCCTagacgtagctataaatagtgagctctgttatcattgtaaggggaTAAATTTTCTTGCAAACTAATACTACAATCTACTCAAAGCTCTAATCAATTTTATCTTCTAATTTTCTATTCTTGTTCTTATTATTGTTGCGCCCGGAGGCTTCACTACAGAGTCTTTATTTCTGTCATTTCGTCTTCCTATCAAGGCTAAGtgttatatatttcttcaattatcttgttatttcaggatcgaattaattcacttgttcagaaaccacgtataaattaaactgtatcattttacgggtaaacattcATAATGCTCATCATTTAATAGGCCATTAGAGGAATGAACTCAttctctgttttaaaaggcgtttctggggtGAGTCTCGGGGCGATCCCCGGGGTGAGACGTACCAAAAacgccccggggcgatggtgtggggcgaaagtctcaaaaGGCATAtgccccgcaatttggggcgtacgcccgggcgttcatGGCGCgttttttttagtaaggagtaagccccagagactttttcaaattaaaacaaaatttgttgaactTGTCTTTCATATactacccaaattctcaaaagtcagtttggtaattattcaaaaggtttaaaaaggaactcaaaagtattaaaagtaaagaccctttttattgatttaagccctaattcatgattttctcaattttttatcttgtccgctagtctgctaatatctcccaaaagcaacgaatatttaattttttttacaaatataaagagaactacatttttcttcatagcaacaaatttaaagtttaaattgcaggttaatcatcctttttgttcctccatatagaaaactttattcttttagactcaaattacttgtgcttgtaagtaacgtataatagattgttttgattagttttttgtggggatggagcacacatatatatagttttcttcaatttttatgcaattttacatgtttataaatattaactgtcattatattattttataaaatattaaaaattaaatacttatggggcttacgccccgcgcctcggggcttacgccccactgaggcatatgtaaaacgctcCGCCTTACGCCCACGGCTTTTAAAACACTGGACTCATTGACATATTTTTCATATTGCCTTCAAATGTaatgtaataataatagtaaGAATTTAGCAACGAGAATAGATACAAATAATCCAAAATAATTAATGATGAAATTAGCTGGAAATAAATTtatttccttcaattatttcTATACGTGACCTCTATATTTTCCTGTATTTATTAACCCAATGAATAATAGAAGGCTTCAAAGGAAATGGAGTCACCTCCAAATTCTTCTCCTTTTCCCTCTTCTATTCTCAAAAAAGTTCGTCTTTCTCCATTTCTGTTAATATTATTACCCTTTATTGTTCTTGTCATTATTCTCTACAGAGAAGAATTCACGAGTAGCATTTTTGTTCAGCTTGACTTTAGAGTTTCCAGCCAACAACACAATTCTACCTCAAGAATAAGTGAGTAATTCTAATGAATTTGCACTTTTTGTTTCACTTTTgattaatttatttaattttcgGACGAATTGATTATGCATGTTTGTCCAAGATAAAAGAACAGTTTTGTTTGTTTATCCAAACATGAacatataacaaattaaaccaatCAAAGCACAAATAATATCTCTAAGAGTTAGAATCAGTGGGTTACAATGTGTATAATCTTATTATACGTATATATTTTAATTTCTTGTAATCGAGAATCAATGTTAGTTATTACTGCTTTCTTTTTTTATCAGCTTACACACTATCCTCCTCAAATctcacttgtgagattacacttgattttttgttattgttgttgttgttatatgtacATATAGTTCAAACTGAAAGCAAAAGGTTCGCTTGAACTCACTGAACCCGTCCTAAATCCACGTCTGTTTGCTAATATGCGATAAAAAGaaaattccaaaaaattaaattcttaaaACTAAATCGAAACACTcacaaaaagaaggaaaaaaaccaaaaaaatccaaataaaaaactattttttttgtgCACATCTTTTTGATTTACACGCATGAAGTTGGGTTAAAATTAactgtatttttaatttttttttctctccCGCATTTTTACTTgtataagtattttatatttacgatgaaatttatgaaaattgtTGGCAGAGAAGAGCAAAGAAAAGTTACCATTTGCAATAGGAGAGACACAGGAAGGATGCGATATTTTCAGTGGAAAATGGGTTTGGGACGAGAAAAAGCCTTTGTATGAAGAATCAGAGTGTCCGTACATAACGCCACAATTGACTTGTCAAGCAAATGGCAGGCCAGATAAAGACTATCAACATTGGAGATGGCAACCTCATGGTTGCTCTCTCCCGAGGTAAAATTCTTTTATACTGTCAGTAAATATATAAGATGGATTATATTAAGAATCCATTAGACCATTTTCTAGAGTTTTCATTTCTTTGACATCAGTGTAGTTACTTACTGATCATTAATCGGCATAATTAAAAAGATGTTGGACCTAACTCAATCCTAAAAGTTAATTCATTAGGTGAAGATTATCCAAGACTATATAAGAAGATCCATTTTTAAAATCTCCTATCGATGTGAGATCTAACACCCCGTACGTCTAGGACTGGACATTTAGAATATACTTGGTTTTTCTCCTTATGATTTATGACGCCTTGATTAACCTTAAAATGGCAGTTTCAATGCGACATTATTGCTGGAAACACTTCGGGGGAAGAGGATGTTGTTCGTAGGCGATTCCTTGAATAGAGGACAACATCATTCTTTGATTTGTCTTGTCAATGGACTCATTCCAGAGAATGCTAAATCCATGGAAACTGTTGGTAATTTTGATGTTTTTACCTTTAAGGTGATCATCACTTGCAATTTTTGAGCTTACACATTACAATTCTGTTAATTTAGTTGCATTGATTTAATAATACTAATATAAGTTAGAATATTTGAATTTCCAGAATTATAATGCAACAATTGAGTTCTACTGGGCACCGTTTCTGCTGGAATCAAATGCTGATGATGCAGTTAAACATAGAATCTATAAAAGAGTTGTTCGAAATGGTTCAATTGATGTACATGGGAAATATTGGAAAGGGGCTGATATAATTGTGTTCAATACTTACCTTTGGTGGAGGAGTGGCTACCATTTTAATATTTCGTAATTTCCTAAGCTCTATTGATAATTTATTCATTTTTATTGCTTTTTATTTGTGACAAATCCAACCCTTGGGTCACGAATTATTTCAGAACTTATTCTTTCAACTCAAAacgtataatatttaaattctgaatctctTACTGTTTCCAGGAAAGGGTCTTTTGATGACGTAAAAAATATAGTGGAGGTATCCACAGAGGATGTGTATCGCATGACAATGAAGAGTATGTTGAGATGGATTAAAGAGAATATGGATTTAAAGAAAACCAGAGTCTTTTTCACTAGCATGTCACCTTCTCATGAAAAGTGAGTAAAACAATAACCTCTTTTTTCCCCTTCCCTTCCTTAAAATGAATATTCTCATCTCTTTCCCTTGTTGCAtagtgcatatttactttaacaaaaaaggaaaaatattagaccaacaaaagaaaaaaaaatactttaaagcgtattgaacaatatttgtttgaaataaaaccaaaattatttgaagtttgaagttgAAAAAGAGTATTTCGAATTACTGGTCAGGATTTTACCAGGTCTACATATATAATTTTGGGGCATTGGATCGTGAGAGTTGACCGATTTTTCTTGTTTTAAAAAAGAACTACTGATCCACATTTCTCTGAGTAGTACTTTTTAATATGTTCAATTAACTTTTTATAATTTGGGTTTGCATTATTCCTACTGAGAAAAAATAAGTGTCTATTCTTTGATTGGCAGGAGCACAGAATGGGGAGGCGAAGCAAATAAGAATTGTTTCAATGAAACTAAAATGATAGATGATCCAAATTACTGGGGATCAGATAGTAGAAAAAGCATAATGCAAGTGATTGGTGAAGAATTTGGTAAATCCAAAGTGCCCATCTCATTTCTCAACATTACACAGCTCTCAAGTTACAGAAGAGATGCACATACATCAATTTACAAGAAGCAATGGAATCCATTAACACCAGAGCAACTAGCAAATCCATTTAGCTATGCTGATTGTTTCCATTGGTGTTTGCCTGGACTTCCAGATACTTGGAATGAGCTTTTATTCGCCAAGCTTTTCTATCCTTGAGATTTTGTAGATGATTGAAGCCTATCGCGCGTATTATGTAATGTATTCAAGATTTGATTCATGTGGGATAAGGAGAGTGATGTTTTGTACTTCAATACCACGCAAGAGGGAGGTGATTTATGTGATGTCCAATTTTTTGCGTACACGGATTATAGAAGAACccagttcttctatgtgttccttatactactgttgcggaataataaatgcggaaagtaaagaacacaagtatttttacgtggaaaacacctggctcaaaaagTGAAAAAACTACGACCTACTACCAAGTAGGATTTTTTCTAACATTTCACTAAATCACTAAGCCAAAAACAATATTTACAAAattttgtaaacctaaggattacctctgaccctttgtggcaaccagcctctagctGATGACAAACTCTAGGCTTTTCATAAGCATAAGCCTtgtttcaactcagctcaacatcaacacaatattagaaCACATTCTATTTTAAAGTCACAAAttatcaaggaccaggttcactaggttataaacatcacagtccaagTGAAAAGCACAACCAGTATTcacccttttggcatcatcgaaaagttgcataagtatattagataaccagattttaatagATATTACTCATGGCCATTGGGGCTACTTCAAATACAATCATGGAGTCAAGTATCATAtatcaatctaatgatattagctATCTAAGAAGTATCAACAAACAGTTAGAGTACAAAAATACTTGATTAACATTGATACTAATCATCCACAAAGCAAAAAGAAGAATAAAGATACTGGATCATgagcaaaaagaacaaaaagaaatcccATTCGGCTAGGCTAGGGAGGTTttaaggctgggaaggaccaggttcttggtttcTGACCTGAAGTAGCTTCAGCATAtcatgaagaatgccatcattcttctccttctctTTTGCAAGCTCAGCCTTGAGAGCATCCCTCTCAGTTTCTACTTCAGCTagcctcttcttcagcctctcaatctcagcatccttagccccattCTCCTACACCAAAGCTCGCACTTTGCTGTTCACAGGTaccttcttggatgaaccaggttctttgggagtAGTGTAGACTTCATAATCACATACAGTCAAAGTGTTTGCCCCAAAGTGATCCTTGCTATTACCAACTTCCCATTTCTTGAGGGTACCTTGAAGTGAGCAAGTACAACCGTGAGAATGAAACCATAGGATGTGGAATGAGTTTTGGTGCCAGttagaaccctatcaagaagctggATGATAAACCTAGGCCAATTGATTTGCCTTCCACTGTCCAGATATTTCATAAGAACCAGGTCCATGGATGTGGCAATGTGTCTTCTTTCCTGCTTGGGCAGCACAACCTTGTTAATAAATTCAAATAACACTttgtggggtggcttcatctcactATTGTATACAGACTTGGCCTCTAGCTCTAACTCATTATCATCAAACTTCTTTGTAATAGCAAAGGAGGTAGGGAGGTTCTCTAGGCTTGGCCATTTGAATTTTTTgtaatcattgtacccttcagCAGGTATACCCAGAATCTCTCCCAATTTTTTGTCGTCGAAGCTCACAGTCACTCCATTCACCACACTGGTGAGTCTGCCATTTTTATCTCATAATTTGCCATGAACTCTACAATCTCAACCCTGGCAAGCCTTCTATCgatctgaaggaccatgtccttccaacccTGGAGTTGTAGTTTTTGCAGCAACATGACCAtgccttcctcctccaagtccctGAGGAGTCCACCCTTCAAGATGGTTCTTTTTCCAAACTTCTCCTTCTTGTCCTGTTCTTCattggtttcttcttcttcttcttcttcttcttcttcttctttttcttccactACTTTCACTTTTCTAGATTTCATGATAGACCTGGTTCTTTTTGCCAAGGTGGAAGGTTCTGCAGACTTTGTCTTTGAAGGGGACTTCTTGTTggaactctttttttttctttgtctttgGAGTCGCAACCTCTTCCTCCTCTGCCTTGTCTTCATCACGAAGAACCAACTCTATCTTCTCAATTTCAACTGCCTCAACAGGCTCAACCACTTTCTTCTTTCCCTTTGCAGCATCTTTTCTTTTACTCTGTACTAGGGCTTTTTCCAGTtcagcctcactctgcttcttctgactccttgtatctcttctttttgtaggaggagtctctaCAGAGATAGAAGAGGTAACCTTTCTCTTCTTGTTTTCCTAAGCAGTTCCAAAGATTTTAACTCCTGAACTCTTCTTTTGCTTAGGATTGTAACTGTCAGACACTCGTTTCAATAGGTCTTCGAGGGGTTCCTTCACAGGTGAAACAGGTTCTTGAACATTCTTCCCTAACCTAACCAACCCCTCAGTAGCTTCTCCAGACCCACTACTCCCTTTTTCTCTCAAACTTTCTTCCTCTCCAGCAGATTCCTCACTCCACACTACCATAGCTCCTATTTCTTCAGTCAAACCA
This sequence is a window from Nicotiana tomentosiformis chromosome 5, ASM39032v3, whole genome shotgun sequence. Protein-coding genes within it:
- the LOC104088876 gene encoding protein trichome birefringence-like 33 — translated: MESPPNSSPFPSSILKKVRLSPFLLILLPFIVLVIILYREEFTSSIFVQLDFRVSSQQHNSTSRIKKSKEKLPFAIGETQEGCDIFSGKWVWDEKKPLYEESECPYITPQLTCQANGRPDKDYQHWRWQPHGCSLPSFNATLLLETLRGKRMLFVGDSLNRGQHHSLICLVNGLIPENAKSMETVGNFDVFTFKNYNATIEFYWAPFLLESNADDAVKHRIYKRVVRNGSIDVHGKYWKGADIIVFNTYLWWRSGYHFNISKGSFDDVKNIVEVSTEDVYRMTMKSMLRWIKENMDLKKTRVFFTSMSPSHEKSTEWGGEANKNCFNETKMIDDPNYWGSDSRKSIMQVIGEEFGKSKVPISFLNITQLSSYRRDAHTSIYKKQWNPLTPEQLANPFSYADCFHWCLPGLPDTWNELLFAKLFYP